One window from the genome of Spiractinospora alimapuensis encodes:
- a CDS encoding rhomboid family intramembrane serine protease, which yields MTSESPPPESTDPAQAGPTCFRHPDRETYVRCTRCERPICPDCMRTASVGFHCVDCVAEGNRTVRQARTVFGGRLTQAPYATWTLLGLIAVCFLAQQVRPELTYDFGMLGLGLLPGDVLGGVLIGEWYRFLTSAFFHVGWWHLLFNGFALYVIGPNLERALGHARYVALWVLSAVSGSVLGFLATPYELSVGASGAIFGLFGAALVIGRRLGLDTKFLLGLVGLNLVITFVVSGISWTAHIGGLVGGVVLALVYAYLPRAGHGGATKRSRSRAGIHAALTGGYAALLLGLVVAGMSLYG from the coding sequence GTGACATCTGAATCCCCTCCGCCAGAGTCCACCGATCCCGCCCAGGCGGGACCGACGTGCTTCCGGCATCCTGACCGGGAGACCTACGTCCGATGCACGCGCTGTGAGCGGCCGATCTGCCCGGACTGCATGCGGACCGCGTCGGTCGGCTTCCACTGCGTGGACTGCGTGGCGGAGGGGAATCGCACGGTGCGCCAAGCCCGCACCGTGTTCGGGGGTCGGTTGACCCAGGCGCCCTACGCGACCTGGACCCTCCTCGGCCTCATCGCGGTGTGCTTCCTCGCACAGCAGGTCCGGCCCGAGCTGACGTACGACTTCGGGATGCTGGGGCTCGGGCTGCTGCCGGGCGACGTCCTCGGCGGTGTGCTCATCGGTGAGTGGTACCGCTTCCTCACCTCCGCGTTCTTCCACGTCGGCTGGTGGCACCTGCTGTTCAACGGGTTCGCGCTCTACGTGATCGGGCCGAACCTGGAACGCGCCCTCGGGCACGCGCGCTACGTCGCGCTGTGGGTCCTGAGTGCCGTGAGCGGATCCGTGCTCGGCTTCCTCGCCACGCCCTACGAGCTCTCCGTGGGCGCGTCGGGAGCGATCTTCGGGCTCTTCGGGGCCGCGCTCGTCATCGGCCGACGCTTGGGGCTCGACACGAAGTTCCTACTCGGTCTGGTCGGACTGAACCTCGTCATCACCTTCGTGGTCTCCGGCATCTCCTGGACCGCGCACATCGGTGGCCTCGTCGGGGGGGTGGTCCTCGCCCTCGTCTACGCCTACCTGCCGCGTGCCGGCCACGGCGGGGCGACGAAGCGCTCGCGGAGCCGTGCCGGCA
- a CDS encoding peptidylprolyl isomerase yields MSEATARLKTTKGEIVLRLFQDKAPNTVANFVELAEGSRQWRHPQTGETSNAPLYDGTIFHRVIPGFMIQGGDPLGSGRGGPGYKFGDEFTPELRFDRPYLLAMANSGPSTNGSQFFITVGPQPHLNDRHTIFGEVEQGQDVVDAIANAQTGANDRPAEDIVVQSVTIERR; encoded by the coding sequence GTGTCAGAGGCAACGGCTCGCCTGAAGACCACCAAGGGCGAGATCGTCCTGCGGCTCTTCCAGGACAAGGCGCCCAACACCGTCGCGAACTTCGTCGAGCTCGCCGAGGGCAGCCGGCAGTGGCGGCACCCCCAGACCGGGGAGACCAGCAACGCTCCGCTCTACGACGGAACGATCTTCCACCGGGTGATTCCGGGCTTCATGATCCAGGGCGGCGACCCGCTCGGCTCCGGCCGTGGCGGGCCGGGGTACAAGTTCGGCGACGAGTTCACCCCCGAGCTGCGCTTCGACCGTCCGTACCTGCTCGCCATGGCGAACTCCGGGCCCAGCACCAACGGTTCGCAGTTCTTCATCACCGTCGGTCCGCAGCCGCACCTCAACGACCGCCACACCATCTTCGGTGAGGTCGAGCAGGGCCAGGACGTCGTGGACGCGATCGCCAACGCGCAGACCGGGGCGAACGACCGGCCGGCCGAGGACATCGTCGTGCAGTCGGTGACCATCGAACGTCGCTAG